One Methanocaldococcus infernus ME DNA segment encodes these proteins:
- a CDS encoding PRC-barrel domain-containing protein — translation MEKMPWRILEGKKIIGSLGSIIGEVVDLIFNDEDGKLVFIEVKPVEGSILDIEEGKNVLIPYKLVNSIKDVVVINEELLEGEGIKTKVVKVIKD, via the coding sequence ATGGAAAAGATGCCCTGGAGAATTTTGGAGGGAAAAAAGATAATTGGAAGCTTGGGTAGTATTATTGGTGAAGTTGTAGATCTAATCTTCAATGATGAAGATGGGAAGTTAGTATTTATTGAAGTAAAACCAGTTGAAGGAAGTATCTTAGATATTGAGGAAGGGAAGAATGTTCTAATTCCATATAAGTTGGTTAATTCTATAAAGGATGTTGTAGTCATAAATGAAGAGCTCTTAGAGGGGGAGGGAATAAAGACTAAGGTAGTTAAAGTAATAAAAGACTAA